A genomic region of Metopolophium dirhodum isolate CAU chromosome 1, ASM1992520v1, whole genome shotgun sequence contains the following coding sequences:
- the LOC132935147 gene encoding uncharacterized protein LOC132935147, with product MENKLISNTTESSPKEILNNCSQTNVSHAKTNTDSTEKTFNFFVNKFKTKNDSLSLDESRDSEDSASISCKSIDNNNKKQQQDEMCEASTSYEKYVNVSESNSEELTDAKLVDGKIVSMHTSSPSTALPIMKILSRKSGPHTCLECCFRCKNAFRLLDTPLHICRIRSIEKQNEILKIEPSLCADSCLCDFCWIALENTYKYNKSMNKKEESYSEKKYRLLERYVKKNVPKKKNQARICSIHLCSRPYCHKMSVNEFENIEELFLTFESYPLVFVESIKQTTDFLKFPFCLCKIHHALIMVMSNCQICGDKLNAPFNTDDWLMYKMWNCVLIENKLPLLLKPGMFICATCKGHISKTNPGFQNIDLTFLRGYIFMTSTTRLELYGESQNNLFNICQGSTDLASPIVVPKIKGEKKCVRSTKVKFTDPLITSIYNFENDTESITSIASSNAAEQDLCTTELQPEDEGLEFLPVELSNAIVNPVSIKRTQSNVICSTVSNKDVKKQRLNEKHSSNKNNSTDDNTTKSYKNKNIAHPK from the exons atggaaaataagcTTATTAGTAATACAACTGAGTCCAGCCCAAAagagatattaaataattgttctcAGACAAATGTATCCCATGCAAAAACAAATACTGATTCTActgaaaaaacttttaatttttttgtaaataaattcaaaacaaaaaatgattcaCTGTCACTTGATGAATCAAGAGATTCAGAAGATTCTGCCAGCATATCTTGTAAgtctattgataataataataaaaaacaacagcAAGATGAAATGTGTGAGGCCTCTACATCTTATGAAAAATATGTCAATGTTTCTGAATCTAATTCGGAG gaaCTTACAGATGCAAAATTAGTTGATG gtaAAATTGTAAGTATGCATACAAGTTCTCCGTCTACTGCATTGCCAATAAT gaaaatattaTCACGAAAATCAGGACCACATACTTGCCTTGAATGCTGTTTTAGGTGTAAAAACGCTTTTCGTTTACTTGATACTCCTTTACATATATGTCGAATACGAAGTATTGAAAAgcaaaatgaaattttaaaaa TTGAGCCCTCATTATGTGCTGATTCATGCCTTTGTGATTTTTGCTGGATAGCCCTGGAAAATActtacaaatacaataaatctATGAATAAAAAAGAAGAATCATATTCAGAAAAGAAGTATAGATTGTTAGAAcgttacgtgaaaaaaaatgtaccaaaaaaaaaaaatcaggcaAGGATATGTTCAATACATTTATGCTCTCGACCTTATTGtcataaaatgtctgtaaatgagtttgaaaatattgaagaattatttttaacatttgagTCTTATCct ttagttTTTGTAGAATCTATAAAACAAACTACAGACTTCTTGAAATTTCCCTTTTGTCTTTGTAAAATTCATCATGCTttg ATCATGGTAATGTCAAACTGTCAAATCTGTGGTGACAAACTCAATGCACCATTTAACACTGATGACTGGTTGATGTACAAAATGTGGAATTGTGTATTGATTGAAAATAAACTTCCTTTATTACTGAAACCAGGTATGTTCATATGTGCAACATGTAAAGGGCACATTTCTAAAACAAATCCTGGTTTCCAAAATATTGACTTGACATTTTTACGGGGATATATCTTTATGAC CTCTACAACTCGTTTAGAATTATATGGAGAATCACAGAATAACTTGTTCAATATATGTCAAGGATCAACAGATTTGGCATCTCCCATTGTTGTTCCTAAGattaaaggagaaaaaaaatgtgttcgtTCAACAAAAGTTAAGTTTACTGATCCTTTAATAacttcaatttataattttgaaaatgatacaGAATCAATAACAAGCATTGCGTCATCAAATGCAGCTGAACAAGATCTATGTACAACTGAATTACAACCAGAAGATGAAGGACTTGAATTTTTACCAGTAGAACTATCTAATGCGATTGTTAATCCTGTTTCAATAAAGAGAACACAAAGCAATGTTATATGCAGTACAGTTTCTAATAAAGATGTGAAGAAACAAAGACTGAATGAAAAACACagttccaataaaaataattctacgGATGATAATACTACCAAatcctacaaaaataaaaatattgctcatccaaaataa